The DNA window TCACAGTGGGAAgagacaccacaaaggaagcacTGATaagatttctgtgtttgtatccCCAGATAAAGTCATGTCAAGACCAGAGTTAAGACCAGACTGCTGCTCTGGCAGTAGGTCGTTGACAGACATTAAAGCAGGCACTAAAACTGGGACTTTGGGAAAGGAAAGCGGGAAACAAGACAGGCATCCAACATTAAAGACTCAAGGATCAGGAAAAATAGATAAGAACTGCCAGCAGCGAGTTTTGTTTATTACTCTGGATTGTTGAAAATGTCATTATAGGTTCTTGATCATGGTTTTCCTCTTAGCACCCAGAAAGGATCTTACTTGTATTGAGTCACAGCCCCCATGTCTGTAGTGTCAGAACTTAGTGAGcgttcaataaaaaaaacaataaatattgttttcatgGAGACTTGTCTCACATCGTGAGACCAGAGACCGTCCCTAATATATTTCACATTCAGTGCCCATACCGTGCATTGCTGTCTAGTCTGCTTTGACATTGTCCATCCTGTGCTTGACTCGCCTTGAGGAGGAAATGATGCATGGTTTGTAAAAGAGAGTCTCACTGGCTGACGGCCACTCAGACACCTGAGTCAGAGGACGGTGGAGGTCTGGCGAGTGAAACTGGAGAGCTTCATTGCGTTAAAACGCAGCAGGACAGATAACACTGTGATAAAGTGCCttaagggaaagagagaggccTTAGCAAGATGGCCATGATAAGGCAGCATCCAGGCTAGAAGAGGCAACAGTAatttaatatgatttttatCTGAAGAGTTAGAGGACGAAGGCCACTTGTCTGGATTATCACATCTTAAAGAGTAACGAGTGGGTCCGTTTCCATTTGTTATACCATCAccttcaaaaaacaaaaaaaaaaaaaaaaagaaacttcacCACTTTTCCATTTgcatcttctcttctcttctcttctcttctcttctcttctcttctcttctcttctcttctcttctcttctcttctcttctcttctcttctcttctcttctcttctcttctcttctcttctcttctcttctcttctcttctcttctcttctcttctctgtatTGAAACATTTCTCTGCTGACACTTGTTTAGAGGACGTCGTCTGGACAAGATTTtagttcagatgatgtcatctgaagTGGTGCTGGAGGAGCGGGTCGATCACAGCCGTTATGAGCAACAAGATGACAGAATTGAAATGAACTGAGAAACTCTGCTCCAGAATTCATCATCTGACAGAAACAAGTGTTTCAGGTTGAAGCAgaaagatattttaatatagggAAGACAGAGGCATGTTTAATACTAGTCATACAAATGTACTTCCCAAAGATGAATAACAGGAAGCACATATCACCAGTCTTTGATTAACCAATAAAACAATTATCAGTTCAATCTCTGGCCATTAACACTGACACAGTAGTGCAAGACTGCTTCTTCTGCACTGCGGAGTTATTCAGATAAACATGCTATCACCTCTCACCCTCTCTCATAAGTTAGATTTGCCTGTAtgtaggcacacacacacacacacacacacacacacacacacacacacacacacacacacacacacacacacacacacacacacacacacacacacagatgcagagcAGTACTTGCTCCCATATGTGAGAGAGGAAGTTGAGTAAAGGAGGGAGGGATCAAATAACCAACAgtcacacagccacacacaacAGCCAGTCTTTTTCTGATATCACTCTTCAGGTGTGGAGAACACATCAGAAATCCACATATCAAGGAAAGGAGGCGAACAATCCTGATTCAGTCCTGAGACACAGGGAAACACCTCCCCAAACCGTTACCTCGACATGAAGGTGGAGTCATTTggggatagagagagagggagggagggacagagaTGAGGAGAGTGCAAGAGGAGCAGGgcaacagaagaagacagatgGATTATCTGATATGAGCTTGGATTGACCAGCGTTCTTCTTTAAGTCTTGAATACCGTCTTTCCTCCAGAGCGAAATCTGAAAATGCCTTCCTGCACATGTGGAGTGTAGCAGCTATCACACAGGTAGAATATCTTTTTGATTTCACTGGAACTACAGGTTTTTACACATCACCTGGGTCTCAGCGGACTTTACATTTTTGggatttttgcttttattattttcttacattaagCGACTTTCTTGAAATTCGGGGCTCACACTGGAGCAGCCAAGAACAATAGTTATCATTTCACAAACTAtttaggaaaaataaaacaggtttgTTACTGGAAATTAACTCACGTtggaatttttattttgttatttaagtTCTTTCCCAGAACAGACTTTTACAGCAGACTCAAAGGACTCAGTGGAATACAGAAACTCAGTGACTTGTTGAACAGTCACAACCTAATTAAAGAAACAGTCTCAAGGAAATCAAAGAAGAGCGAAATCTAAATAATTTAGATTGTGCCGTGGACCAATTTACCCAGTCTGTGGAGGGCTCCCCTTCCTGCCCTCCCAGCCTATCCTTGCCCCCAGCAGCATGTCCCAGGCTCTGAGGCTGCCTCTAGTCCTCCACACAGCACACTACCATGATCAGATGGGCTGCTGGAGGGAGTAAGGCTGCCTCTGCCTCGTCCTGCTCCAGGGCTGGGATACTAGCTTGTTCTGACTCTAGGACCAACTCCAGACTAAGGTTATCGCTTTCCTCCCTGTCTTTGCCGCTCCTGCTGGCCCTAgtggttttctctgtgtctctacCTGGGGTGGCCTGCCATCAGCATCGCAGAGAAAGACTGAAGCATGCCAACTCACAAACTCTGAGAGTTACCCTGAACATTTCTGAGACTGAGTTAGTCTCTAGGCCCAGGGCCACTAGTGGCCCCCTGGGTCGGACTGGGGTACCACAGGGCAGGCATGTGCGCAGCTACAATCATCTCCAAGGGGATATACGGAGGAGGAAGCTGTTCTCTTTCCAGAAGTTTTTCCTGAGGATCGATAAGAATGGAACAGTCATTGGAACCAAAAGCAAGGATGACCCCTTCAGTAAGTAATGAAATTACTGTCTAAAgacaaaaagcaataaaaaaaatgacactaaaTTAGATCAGAACCAAAGTGGATCTGAACATCTCCCGTTGTAGGAAAAGTTAAAGGAGGACCAGCACCCAggtgttttaaataaaggtgTTCTTGTAAAGTAAAAGCTTTTAGTCTCTGAAACCAACATTTCTGAATTTATATCTGACCTTGTTTGAATGTTGGGGCTTTTGGAAATTACGCATAtcaaaaaaaagtaaaacaacctGTTGATTACAATAAGTCAGGAACATTTCTGGCCCCATGAAACCTACATATAAGGCTaattatttctaatttatttctaaaaagtTGGTGACTATTCCTCAGAGAAAGACATCCCTCCTACCCCAGAGATGCTACCAACCACTACATAAAATACATGAATTAGATGTTttcaaataatacaaatacaaatacatttaagcAACGAAttgatattaaaaacacaactttgTGTTCATTTCGAGACGCCGCCAGCCGCCTGCCCATTAGTTGGTAGTTTGGACGCGGCATTCCCGATTAGAGTcgtctttttgttttaaaccagACATCCCGCTGATATCTCTCCTGTCCAAACACTCAGTACAATGGTGGTAGCTCCATGATGGCTTAAAAAGGAGCAGGGGCAGATAACCAAGCCATTATCAGGCAGTCTTCACAGTCCAGAGTAAACAGCACTGATAATAACCACAGAAGAGCAGGGGGAGGACATGGATGTCAGTCTCATTGATGCGTTTagactctttctgtctctctgtaatgtgtctgtgtctctttcactctcccACTCAGACTGCCCGCCTGCCAGCCAGTGTCCAGCAAATTACATACCCTCAGTCACAGAtcagacatttgtttaaaacagtTTGACGTGCTCAGTCGGAGAAACACATCTTTAAAGTGATTACATGTTGTATGTTTCGGCATATCAGTCAGTAAAATAGCGTTCTCATTAGCCTTTCAGCGTTCCCACCGAGCTACGTGTGTGTGCCTATATGCCAGCATGCACTCACATGCTCCAGTGGGTGTGTGATCATATAGAAGCCAACGACAGCACATGTGCTTGCTTAttactgacacaaacacaca is part of the Anabas testudineus chromosome 9, fAnaTes1.2, whole genome shotgun sequence genome and encodes:
- the fgf10b gene encoding fibroblast growth factor 10b, with the protein product MIRWAAGGSKAASASSCSRAGILACSDSRTNSRLRLSLSSLSLPLLLALVVFSVSLPGVACHQHRRERLKHANSQTLRVTLNISETELVSRPRATSGPLGRTGVPQGRHVRSYNHLQGDIRRRKLFSFQKFFLRIDKNGTVIGTKSKDDPFSILEITSVDVGVVAIKGLNSNYYLAISRKGELYGAREFGVDCTLKERIEENGYNTYASAKWKNKKRQMFVGLNVHGRPMKGKKTRRKNTATHFLPILV